In the genome of Asterias amurensis chromosome 16, ASM3211899v1, one region contains:
- the LOC139948915 gene encoding fibrinogen C domain-containing protein 1-like: protein MEGVVRVVALLLCIAVSIRAKFSDKADKCCPDECCNGILFGGLTGNAPEFLPKDCNDIRELGGGKDGLYTVYPAYVDSCEGVRVYCDQATEGGGWTVIQRRMNGWVDFERGWDEYRNGFGFLTGEFWLGLDIIHHISIQGPYELMVFMEDWRFTIVKVHYWSFWLGEEAGNYTLHVKNYDPSSDVGDGLSQHNGMMFSTVDRDNDRFLGNCASDYTGAWWYNSCLQSNLNGRYLRGNSPSAYGQGIVWNPWTGYTYSLKTTVMMIRPRI from the exons ATGGAGGGAGTGGTAAGAGTAGTCGCGTTACTCCTTTGTATCGCGGTATCAATAAGAGCTAAGTTCTCAGATAAAGCCGACAAATGCTGCCCAGACGAGTGCTGTAATGGTATCTTATTCGGAGGACTAACTGGAAATG CACCTGAGTTTTTACCAAAGGACTGCAATGACATCAGAGAATTGGGCGGAGGAAAGGATGGTCTGTACACCGTTTATCCTGCCTATGTTGATAGCTGTGAAGGAGTCAGGGTATACTGTGACCAAGCAACTGAAGGAGGTGGCTGGACG GTGATCCAGCGACGTATGAATGGTTGGGTGGACTTTGAGCGTGGATGGGACGAATACCGAAACGGTTTCGGGTTCCTGACTGGGGAGTTCTGGCTTGGTCTCGACATCATTCATCACATTTCAATCCAGGGGCCCTACGAGTTGATGGTCTTCATGGAGGACTGGAGGTTCACTATAGTCAAAGTGCACTATTGGAGCTTCTGGCTTGGGGAAGAGGCTGGAAATTACACCCTCCACGTTAAGAACTACGACCCCAGCAGTGATGTTG GTGATGGTCTCTCCCAGCACAACGGGATGATGTTCTCGACCGTCGACCGTGACAACGATCGTTTCTTGGGTAACTGCGCGTCCGATTACACGGGGGCTTGGTGGTACAACAGCTGCCTCCAGTCCAACCTCAACGGCCGGTACCTACGCGGTAACTCGCCTAGTGCTTACGGTCAGGGAATCGTCTGGAACCCTTGGACTGGGTACACTTACTCCCTCAAAACTACGGTCATGATGATACGCCCAAGGATTTAG
- the LOC139948842 gene encoding microfibril-associated glycoprotein 4-like — MWTVGLLVVLLCAFHTISQSPGAGPGSGPGSGPGSGPGSGPGSGPGVDPGVGPGVGPGVGPGVGPGVGPGSGPGSGPGTGPGTGPGSGPGSGPTTGGGGPSVGGPAAGGPAEGTPVGPFSPAGPTVGGPTIATNADKTCCGGVYNAAAGGSPVHMPTNCQDIRELGGGRDGIYTVFPAFSERCKPIRVFCDQSQQGGGWTVIHRRVNGRKEFFRDWLSYRNGFGYNSGEMWLGNEVIHALSAQARYELLVVLEDWQFTFVEAHYRHFYVGSEATNYTLRVAGFTGGPAGDALSAHNGQQFSTFDRDNDLWHGNCAQEYTGAWWYSSCHNSNLNGRYLGGIVPAGQNAKGVVWFPFHGYGYSLKSSVMMIRPRV, encoded by the exons ATGTGGACTGTTGGGTTGTTAGTGGTGCTTCTATGCGCCTTTCATACGATTTCACAGAGCCCCGGTGCGGGTCCGGGTTCGGGTCCGGGTTCGGGTCCGGGTTCGGGTCCCGGTTCGGGTCCGGGTTCGGGTCCCGGTGTTGACCCGGGTGTTGGTCCGGGTGTTGGTCCGGGTGTTGGTCCGGGTGTTGGTCCGGGTGTTGGTCCGGGTTCGGGCCCGGGTTCGGGCCCGGGTACGGGCCCGGGTACGGGCCCGGGTTCGGGCCCGGGTTCAGGCCCCACTACCGGGGGCGGTGGTCCTAGCGTTGGTGGACCGGCTGCGGGTGGACCGGCTGAGGGTACTCCAGTGGGCCCGTTCAGTCCAGCTGGCCCGACGGTCGGCGGACCAACCATCGCAACCAACGCTGATAAGACTTGCTGTGGAGGGGTATACAACGCGGCTGCTGGTGGAT CTCCTGTGCATATGCCGACAAATTGTCAAGACATCCGGGAACTTGGCGGTGGGCGTGACGGTATATACACAGTTTTCCCAGCATTCTCCGAACGTTGTAAGCCAATCAGAGTGTTCTGTGATCAATCACAGCAAGGCGGTGGATGGACG GTGATTCACCGTCGTGTCAATGGGCGCAAAGAATTCTTTCGTGACTGGCTCTCCTACAGGAATGGGTTTGGTTACAACTCGGGAGAGATGTGGCTTGGGAACGAGGTGATTCATGCCCTATCGGCACAAGCTCGTTACGAACTACTCGTTGTTTTGGAGGATTGGCAGTTCACATTCGTCGAGGCTCACTACAGGCATTTCTATGTAGGGAGTGAGGCCACCAACTACACGTTGCGAGTGGCTGGTTTTACAGGAGGTCCAGCAG gtGACGCCCTTTCTGCCCACAATGGCCAGCAATTCTCGACCTTTGACCGCGACAATGACCTTTGGCACGGTAACTGTGCTCAGGAGTACACCGGAGCTTGGTGGTATTCCTCATGTCATAACTCCAATCTCAACGGCAGATATTTAGGTGGTATCGTACCGGCAGGGCAGAATGCTAAGGGAGTGGTCTGGTTCCCGTTCCATGGGTATGGATACTCACTCAAGTCATCGGTGATGATGATCAGACCGCGAGTCTGA